In Arvicanthis niloticus isolate mArvNil1 chromosome 10, mArvNil1.pat.X, whole genome shotgun sequence, a single genomic region encodes these proteins:
- the LOC117716612 gene encoding large ribosomal subunit protein uL16-like produces MGRRPAQCYRYCKNKPYPKSRFCRGVPDAKIRIFDLGRKKAKVDEFPLCGHMVSDEYEQLSSEALEAARICANKYMVKSCGKDGFHIRVRLHPFHVIRINKMLSCAGADRLQTGMRGAFGKPQGTVARVHIGQVIMSIRTKLQNKEHVIEALRRAKFKFPGRQKIHISKKWGFTKFNADEFEDMVAEKRLIPDGCGVKYIPNRGPLDKWRALHS; encoded by the coding sequence ATGGGCCGCCGACCCGCCCAGTGTTACCGGTATTGTAAGAACAAGCCATACCCAAAGTCTCGTTTCTGCCGTGGTGTCCCTGATGCTAAGATCCGCATCTTTGACTTGGGACGGAAGAAGGCGAAAGTTGATGAATTCCCACTTTGTGGCCACATGGTGTCAGATGAATATGAACAACTCTCATCTGAAGCACTGGAGGCTGCCCGTATTTGTGCCAACAAATACATGGTAAAGAGTTGTGGCAAGGATGGCTTTCATATCCGAGTGAGGCTCCACCCTTTCCATGTCATCCGCATCAACAAGATGTTGTCCTGTGCTGGGGCTGACAGGCTCCAGACAGGTATGCGTGGTGCCTTTGGGAAGCCCCAGGGCACAGTGGCCAGGGTTCACATTGGCCAGGTCATCATGTCTATCCGCACCAAGCTGCAGAATAAGGAACATGTGATTGAGGCTCTGCGCAGAGCCAAGTTCAAGTTCCCTGGCCGCCAGAAGATCCACATCTCAAAGAAGTGGGGCTTTACCAAGTTTAATGCAGATGAATTTGAAGACATGGTTGCTGAGAAGCGGCTCATTCCTGATGGCTGTGGTGTCAAATATATTCCCAATCGTGGTCCTCTAGACAAGTGGAGAGCCCTGCATTCTTGA